TCGCCGCGCGCGGCATCGAGGAGGTGCAGGCGATCGGGGAGGCCGACGTGGCGGCGTTCGTCGCCGCTGTGCGCGAGCCCGGGCCGTCGGTCGAAGGAGAGCGCGCCACCGGAGTGAGCGCCTCGAGCGCCGCGCGCATGCTGTCGAGCGTGCGCGGGTGGCACCGGTTCCTCGCCGAGGAGGGGATCGTCGACCGCGACGTCGCCGCGCAGCAGCGCCCGCCGAAGCAGCCGAAGCGCCTGCCGAAGGCGATCACGATCGACGAGGTCGAGCGCCTGCTCGACGCGTGCGCCGGTGACGACCCGATCGCGCTGCGCGATCGAGCCCTGCTCGAGCTGCTCTACGCCACGGGCGCGCGGGTGAGCGAGGCCGTCGATCTGGCCGTTGACGATGTCATGAGCGGCGACGGCGCGGCCGCGGGCGACACCGCGAGCGTGCGGGTCGGCGACGCCGTGCGGCTGTTCGGCAAGGGCCGCAAGCAGCGCATCGTGCCGCTCGGGCGGTTCGCGCGCGAAGCGCTCGAGGCCTACCTCGTCCGGGCTCGGCCGATGCTCGCGACCCAGGGTGCCGCGACACCCGCGCTCTTCCTCGGGGCCCGCGGGGCGCGGCTCTCGCGGCAGAGCGTCTGGCTGATCATTCGGGATGCCGCCGCGCGCGCATCCCTCACCGCCGACCTCTCACCGCACACCCTGCGGCACTCGTTCGCGACCCACCTGCTCGAAGGCGGCGCCGACGTGCGCGTCGTGCAAGAGTTGCTGGGCCACGCGAGCGTCGCGACGACCCAGCTCTACACGCTCGTGACGGCGGATGCCGTGCGCGAGGCCTGGGCGACCGCCCACCCCCGCGCGCTCTGACGCGGGACGGCGCGGATCACTCGGCCGTCGCCGTCTGCGCCGAGATCTCACCCGTCGGGGACCAGGAGATGAGAATCGTGCGGCCCTCGCGCTCGAACTCGAGCAGCATGCCGCGGCTGCCGATGTCGGCGAACGCGACGCAGCGGCTCTCGCGCTGCACGCCGTCGGCGACGACGGCGAGGCAGGCGACGCGCTCGAGCGCATCGGGAGCCCCACCACTCTCGCCCTGCTCGAGGGGGCGCATGGGCACCGCGGTGTAGGCGGCGACCCACTCGGTCTGCGACGTCACCGTGGGCCCGCCGACCTCGGACGTGTCATTCACCAGCGTCGGCACCGGAAAGATGTGGCGCAGCTGCTCGACGGCCAGGCCCGTCTGCTCGACGAGCAGTTGCTCGGTGAGGTAGCGCAGGTCGTCAGCGGTCTCGGGAAGGTCGAGGAAGACGCCCTCGATTCCCGGATCCATGGCACGCCGCTGCGCTTCGGTGATGAGCACGTCGAGCTGCGCGCGGCCGCGCGGACCCCGGTCGACGTCGTATTGGCCCCCGATCCCGTAGAGCGTCATCGAGGCACCGGCGGCGTCGAACTCGCCGCGATCGAGGCACTGCCGGTCGGCGATGACCGGCGACTGGGCCGCGCGGTCGAACTCGGCGATCGCGAGGCAGATCTGATCGCGCTCGGGCTGCCCGGGGTCATCCCGCATCGAGCCGTACGCGAGCACGGTGCCGTACTCGATCGTTCCGAGCACGCGAGGGCCGGCCGAGACGCTCTGGCCTTGCCGCAGCAGCAGCGTCAGGTACTCGCGCTCTTCGGTCGAGTCCTCGCGCTCGAAGACCGCGAGCGAGCTCGAA
The sequence above is a segment of the Microcella humidisoli genome. Coding sequences within it:
- the xerD gene encoding site-specific tyrosine recombinase XerD — its product is MAALERAAPTVLEREVDRYLRHIALERGRSVNTVAAYRRDLARYLDHLAARGIEEVQAIGEADVAAFVAAVREPGPSVEGERATGVSASSAARMLSSVRGWHRFLAEEGIVDRDVAAQQRPPKQPKRLPKAITIDEVERLLDACAGDDPIALRDRALLELLYATGARVSEAVDLAVDDVMSGDGAAAGDTASVRVGDAVRLFGKGRKQRIVPLGRFAREALEAYLVRARPMLATQGAATPALFLGARGARLSRQSVWLIIRDAAARASLTADLSPHTLRHSFATHLLEGGADVRVVQELLGHASVATTQLYTLVTADAVREAWATAHPRAL